From one Streptomyces spiramyceticus genomic stretch:
- the nirD gene encoding nitrite reductase small subunit NirD, whose amino-acid sequence MTLQLLLEDDWFTACEAAALTPGRGVAALLPDGRQAALFTDRAGRAYAIDNRDPFSGAQVLSRGLIGSVEGRAFVASPLLKQRFDLETGRCLDDETVTVETFTVRLAGS is encoded by the coding sequence ATGACCCTCCAACTGCTCCTCGAAGACGACTGGTTCACGGCGTGCGAGGCGGCCGCCCTCACGCCGGGCCGCGGAGTGGCGGCCCTGCTGCCCGACGGCCGCCAGGCCGCGCTCTTCACCGACCGTGCGGGCCGCGCGTACGCGATCGACAACCGTGATCCGTTCTCCGGCGCCCAGGTCCTCTCCCGGGGCCTGATCGGCTCCGTGGAGGGCCGCGCCTTCGTCGCGTCCCCCCTCCTCAAGCAGCGTTTCGACCTGGAGACAGGGCGGTGCCTGGACGACGAGACGGTCACGGTGGAGACCTTCACCGTACGGCTCGCAGGTTCCTGA
- a CDS encoding oxidoreductase, whose product MTTGWKASDIPDQSGRTAVVTGANSGIGLVTARELARRGARVVLACRSEARGKEAVARIVREVPDAAAEFAPLDLGDLGSVREFASSYPYDRLDLLVNNAGVMALPYGKTADGFETQFGVNHLGHFALTGLLLPKLLRTPDARVVTVSSGLHALANIDMGDLNSERVYRRWIAYARSKSANLLFTHELARRLAAAGSDVVAAAAHPGYAATNLQTAGVKMEGRKGAQRLVEFGNRIIAQPAESGALPTLYAATAPGVRPDSFTGPRIQGLRGAPTRSWRAKWTLNDIASERLWVASEQLTGVSYPGSLNS is encoded by the coding sequence ATGACGACTGGCTGGAAAGCGAGCGACATCCCCGACCAGAGCGGCCGTACGGCCGTGGTCACCGGGGCAAACAGCGGCATCGGACTCGTGACGGCGCGCGAACTGGCCCGCCGGGGCGCGCGCGTCGTCCTCGCGTGCCGCAGCGAGGCCCGCGGCAAGGAGGCCGTGGCCCGGATCGTCAGGGAGGTCCCGGACGCGGCCGCCGAGTTCGCGCCCCTCGACCTCGGCGACCTGGGCTCCGTACGCGAGTTCGCGAGCTCTTATCCGTACGACCGCCTCGACCTTCTCGTCAACAACGCGGGCGTCATGGCCCTGCCGTACGGAAAGACCGCCGACGGCTTCGAGACCCAGTTCGGCGTCAACCACCTCGGGCACTTCGCCCTCACCGGACTGCTGCTCCCGAAGCTGCTCCGTACGCCCGACGCCCGCGTCGTGACCGTCTCCAGCGGCCTGCACGCCCTCGCCAACATCGACATGGGCGACCTCAACAGCGAGCGCGTCTACCGCCGCTGGATCGCCTACGCCCGTTCCAAGTCCGCGAATCTGCTGTTCACCCACGAACTGGCGCGACGGCTGGCCGCCGCCGGCTCCGACGTCGTCGCTGCCGCCGCGCACCCCGGCTACGCCGCCACCAATCTCCAGACCGCCGGCGTGAAGATGGAGGGCCGCAAGGGCGCCCAGCGCCTCGTCGAGTTCGGCAACCGGATCATCGCCCAGCCCGCCGAGTCGGGCGCCCTGCCCACGCTGTACGCCGCCACCGCGCCCGGCGTACGGCCCGATTCGTTCACCGGCCCGAGGATCCAGGGCCTGCGCGGAGCGCCCACACGGTCCTGGCGGGCCAAGTGGACGCTCAACGACATCGCGAGTGAGCGGCTGTGGGTGGCGTCCGAGCAGCTCACCGGGGTGTCGTACCCCGGCTCCCTCAATTCCTAG
- a CDS encoding VOC family protein codes for MAQMIFVNLPVTDLDTTKSFFSKLGFSFNPQFSDDKTACLVISDTIFAMLLTEPRFKEFTKKEIADTRTTTEVLLALSAESRAKVDELADTALASGGSPANEPMDHGFMYGRSFQDPDGHTWEVIWMDPAAVAGEGSQG; via the coding sequence ATGGCACAGATGATTTTCGTGAACCTGCCGGTGACGGACCTCGACACCACGAAGTCCTTCTTCAGCAAGCTCGGGTTCTCGTTCAACCCCCAGTTCAGTGACGACAAGACCGCCTGTCTGGTGATCAGCGACACCATCTTCGCCATGCTGCTCACCGAGCCGCGCTTCAAGGAGTTCACGAAGAAGGAGATCGCCGACACCCGCACGACCACGGAGGTCCTCCTCGCGCTGAGCGCCGAGAGCCGCGCGAAGGTCGACGAGCTGGCCGACACGGCCCTCGCGTCCGGCGGTTCCCCGGCGAACGAGCCCATGGACCACGGCTTCATGTACGGCCGTTCCTTCCAGGACCCCGACGGCCACACCTGGGAGGTCATCTGGATGGACCCGGCGGCCGTAGCGGGCGAGGGCTCCCAGGGCTGA
- a CDS encoding alkaline phosphatase PhoX: protein MERRSFLRGAVVGGTAAAFGYTLMQGAAYAAPAQPGPGPYGALGAADANGIQLPSGFTSRVIARSGQKVGSTAYTWHNAPDGGACFADGTGWIYVSNSEISSTGGAGAVKFNSSGTITGAYRILSNTNRNCAGGATPWNTWLSCEEVSTGYVYETDPWGVNAAVRRAAMGRFNHEAAAADPVRKVIYLTEDASDGCFYRFVPSTWGNLSSGTLQVLKAGTATSGSFTWANVPDPDGSPTPTRDQVSGAKLFNGGEGCHYANDTVWFTTKGDNRVWQLNLTASTYELAYDDSLVVGGGAPLTGVDNVTGASSGDLFVAEDGGNMEICIITPDDVVAPFLRITGQSSSEICGPAFSPNGTRFYFSSQRGTSGSSSGGITYEVTGPFRS from the coding sequence GTGGAACGTCGTAGTTTCCTGCGTGGAGCGGTCGTCGGCGGCACGGCTGCGGCATTCGGCTACACCCTCATGCAAGGTGCGGCCTACGCGGCACCGGCCCAGCCGGGTCCGGGCCCGTACGGAGCGCTCGGCGCGGCAGACGCCAACGGCATCCAGCTCCCCAGCGGCTTCACCAGCCGGGTGATAGCCCGGTCCGGCCAGAAGGTCGGCTCCACCGCCTACACCTGGCACAACGCCCCTGACGGCGGCGCCTGTTTCGCCGACGGCACCGGCTGGATCTACGTCTCCAACTCGGAGATCTCGTCCACCGGCGGCGCGGGCGCGGTCAAGTTCAACTCGTCGGGCACCATCACCGGTGCATACCGGATCCTGTCCAACACCAACCGCAACTGCGCCGGCGGGGCGACTCCGTGGAACACCTGGCTGTCCTGCGAGGAGGTCAGCACCGGGTACGTCTACGAGACCGACCCGTGGGGCGTGAACGCCGCCGTCCGCCGCGCCGCCATGGGCCGCTTCAACCATGAGGCGGCCGCCGCCGACCCGGTCCGCAAGGTGATCTACCTGACGGAGGACGCGTCGGACGGCTGCTTCTACCGCTTCGTCCCGTCCACCTGGGGCAACCTCTCCTCCGGCACGCTGCAGGTCCTCAAGGCCGGTACGGCCACCTCCGGCAGCTTCACCTGGGCGAACGTGCCCGACCCCGACGGCTCCCCCACCCCCACCCGCGACCAGGTCTCCGGCGCGAAGCTCTTCAACGGCGGCGAGGGCTGCCACTACGCCAACGACACCGTCTGGTTCACCACCAAGGGCGACAACCGCGTCTGGCAGCTCAACCTGACCGCCAGCACCTACGAGCTGGCCTACGACGACTCCCTGGTCGTCGGCGGCGGCGCCCCGCTGACCGGCGTGGACAACGTCACCGGCGCGTCCTCCGGCGACCTGTTCGTCGCGGAGGACGGCGGCAACATGGAGATCTGCATCATCACGCCGGACGACGTGGTCGCGCCGTTCCTGCGGATCACCGGCCAGTCGAGCTCCGAGATCTGCGGCCCGGCCTTCTCGCCGAACGGCACGCGGTTCTACTTCTCCAGCCAGCGCGGTACGAGCGGCAGCTCGTCCGGCGGCATCACCTACGAGGTGACGGGCCCCTTCCGCAGCTGA
- a CDS encoding ArsR/SmtB family transcription factor: MLRVHFSGVDLSRIRLAPRPDALWETILSFHRLRDRRGVKVFGEWRQESRTRLNGETRLLAALVPNRGYFPDFLTPREGLSGIDAGLEAVRATAPDRLRAEIGLLAAAHRSDGTCPSQDRSSPPVRLTPLADGRSDAVGRLTGALRGYHRAAVEPYWPYIQARIEADRAVRGRALLDGGADELLDTLPPMLRWCPPVLEADYPVDRDLHLDGRGLLLQPSFFCRGTPVVYRDPDLPPVLVYPVTDTGAPAPADAPSTSLGRLVGHTRSAVLGAIGGGCTTSELARRAGVSLASASQHACVLREAGLVVTLRHGNSVLHTMTPLGAALLRGGAPAEALTASPNVAEGCVAGRVRQ, translated from the coding sequence GTGCTACGAGTCCATTTCTCAGGTGTGGACCTTTCCCGTATACGGCTGGCTCCCCGGCCCGATGCGCTGTGGGAAACGATTCTGAGTTTTCACCGATTGCGAGACCGGCGTGGCGTCAAGGTCTTCGGAGAATGGCGTCAGGAATCCCGTACTCGGTTGAATGGTGAAACACGACTGCTGGCCGCCTTGGTGCCGAACCGGGGCTATTTCCCGGATTTCCTGACACCGCGTGAAGGATTGAGCGGCATTGACGCGGGCCTCGAAGCCGTACGCGCCACAGCCCCCGATCGGCTGCGCGCCGAAATCGGCCTGCTCGCCGCCGCACACCGGTCGGACGGTACGTGCCCGTCCCAGGACCGCTCCTCCCCGCCGGTGCGCCTCACCCCGCTCGCGGACGGCCGCAGCGACGCCGTCGGCCGGCTCACCGGCGCCCTGCGCGGATACCACCGCGCCGCCGTGGAGCCGTACTGGCCGTACATCCAGGCCCGTATCGAAGCGGACCGGGCGGTCCGCGGCCGCGCCCTGCTCGACGGCGGCGCGGACGAACTCCTCGACACCCTCCCGCCGATGCTGCGCTGGTGCCCGCCGGTCCTGGAGGCCGACTATCCGGTCGACCGCGATCTGCACCTGGACGGCCGCGGTCTGCTGCTCCAGCCGTCCTTCTTCTGCCGCGGCACCCCCGTGGTCTACCGCGACCCCGACCTGCCCCCGGTCCTGGTCTACCCCGTGACCGACACCGGCGCCCCGGCCCCCGCCGACGCCCCCAGCACCTCCCTGGGCCGCCTCGTCGGACACACCCGCTCGGCGGTCCTGGGAGCCATCGGAGGCGGCTGTACGACGAGTGAACTCGCCCGCAGAGCGGGCGTCTCGCTGGCCTCGGCGAGCCAGCACGCGTGCGTACTGCGCGAGGCCGGCCTGGTCGTCACCCTGCGGCACGGCAACTCCGTACTGCACACGATGACGCCGCTGGGTGCGGCGCTGCTGCGGGGCGGGGCCCCGGCGGAGGCGCTGACGGCCTCGCCGAACGTGGCGGAGGGGTGTGTCGCCGGGCGGGTGCGGCAGTAG
- the ppdK gene encoding pyruvate, phosphate dikinase — protein MSENKEPQVATEPQGQKFVYDFTEGNRDLKDLLGGKGANLAEMTNLGLPVPPGFTITTEACKVYLESGEAPEALRAEVSAHLDALEQKMGKKLGQADNPLLVSVRSGAKFSMPGMMDTVLNIGLSDKSVTGLAKQAGGDERFAWDSYRRLIQMFGKTVLGVDGELFEEALEQAKHAKKVTVDTDLEAADLKKLVRKFKKIVSDEAGRDFPQEPREQMDLAINAVFDSWNTDRAKLYRRQERIPGDLGTAVNICSMVFGNLGPDSGTGVAFTRDPASGHQGVYGDYLQNAQGEDVVAGIRNTVPLADLENIDKASYDQLMQIMETLETHYKDLCDIEFTIERGQLWMLQTRVGKRTAGAAFRIATQLVDQGLIDEAEALQRVNGAQLAQLMFPRFDEEAKTEKLGRGIAASPGAAVGKAVFDSYTAVKWSRSGEKVILIRRETNPDDLDGMIAAEGILTSRGGKTSHAAVVARGMGKTCVCGAEEIEVDTKRRRLTAPGGIVVEEGDVVSIDGSTGKVYLGEVPVVPSPVVEYFEGRMHAGADDADELVAAVHRIMAYADRVRRLRVRANADNAEDALRARRFGAQGIGLCRTEHMFLGERRELVERLILADTDDEREQALGALLPLQKADFIELFESMDGLPVTVRLLDPPLHEFLPDITELSVRVALAESRKDANENDLRLLQAVHKLHEQNPMLGLRGVRLGLVIPGLFAMQVRAIAEAAAHRKNAKGDPRPEIMIPLVGTVQELEIVREEADKVIAEVEAATGTNLKLTIGTMIELPRAALTAGQIAEAAQFFSFGTNDLTQTVWGFSRDDVEASFFTAYLEKGIFGVSPFETIDRDGVGSLVRSAVEAGRATRPDLKLGVCGEHGGDPESVHFFHEVGLDYVSCSPFRIPVARLEAGRAAAQSSGSDSR, from the coding sequence GTGTCGGAAAACAAAGAACCCCAGGTAGCCACCGAGCCCCAGGGTCAGAAGTTCGTTTATGACTTCACCGAGGGCAACAGGGACCTCAAGGACCTGCTGGGCGGCAAGGGCGCCAACCTCGCCGAGATGACCAACCTCGGGCTGCCCGTCCCCCCGGGCTTCACGATCACCACCGAGGCGTGCAAGGTCTACCTCGAGAGCGGCGAGGCGCCGGAGGCGCTGCGCGCCGAGGTCAGCGCGCACCTCGACGCTCTTGAGCAGAAGATGGGCAAGAAGCTCGGCCAGGCCGACAACCCGCTGCTCGTCTCCGTCCGCTCGGGCGCCAAGTTCTCCATGCCCGGCATGATGGACACCGTCCTGAACATCGGGCTCTCCGACAAGTCGGTCACCGGCCTCGCCAAGCAGGCCGGCGGCGACGAACGCTTCGCGTGGGACTCGTACCGCCGCCTCATCCAGATGTTCGGCAAGACCGTGCTGGGCGTCGACGGTGAGCTCTTCGAAGAGGCGCTGGAGCAGGCCAAGCACGCCAAGAAGGTCACGGTCGACACCGACCTGGAGGCGGCCGACCTCAAGAAGCTGGTCCGCAAGTTCAAGAAGATCGTCTCCGACGAGGCCGGGCGGGACTTCCCGCAGGAGCCGCGCGAGCAGATGGACCTCGCCATAAACGCGGTCTTCGACTCGTGGAACACCGACCGCGCCAAGCTGTACCGCCGCCAGGAGCGCATCCCCGGCGACCTCGGCACGGCCGTCAACATCTGCTCCATGGTCTTCGGCAACCTCGGCCCCGACTCCGGCACCGGCGTCGCGTTCACCCGCGACCCCGCCAGCGGCCACCAGGGCGTCTACGGCGACTACCTGCAGAACGCGCAGGGCGAGGACGTCGTCGCCGGTATCCGCAACACCGTGCCGCTCGCTGACCTCGAGAACATCGACAAGGCGTCGTACGACCAGCTCATGCAGATCATGGAGACGCTGGAGACCCACTACAAGGATCTCTGCGACATCGAGTTCACGATCGAGCGCGGCCAGCTGTGGATGCTGCAGACCCGCGTCGGCAAGCGCACCGCCGGTGCCGCCTTCCGCATCGCCACGCAGCTCGTCGACCAGGGCCTCATCGACGAGGCCGAGGCGCTCCAGCGCGTCAACGGCGCGCAGCTCGCCCAGCTGATGTTCCCGCGCTTCGACGAAGAGGCGAAGACCGAGAAGCTCGGGCGCGGCATCGCCGCTTCGCCGGGCGCGGCCGTCGGCAAGGCCGTCTTCGACTCGTACACCGCCGTCAAGTGGTCGCGTTCCGGCGAGAAGGTCATCCTGATCCGCCGTGAGACGAACCCTGACGACCTCGACGGCATGATCGCCGCCGAAGGCATCCTGACCTCGCGCGGCGGCAAGACCTCGCACGCCGCCGTCGTCGCCCGCGGCATGGGCAAGACCTGTGTCTGCGGCGCCGAGGAGATCGAGGTCGACACCAAGCGCCGCAGGCTGACCGCCCCCGGCGGGATCGTCGTCGAGGAGGGCGACGTCGTCTCCATCGACGGCTCCACCGGCAAGGTCTACCTCGGTGAGGTACCCGTCGTACCGTCCCCGGTCGTCGAGTACTTCGAGGGCCGCATGCACGCCGGCGCCGACGACGCCGACGAGCTCGTCGCCGCCGTTCACCGGATCATGGCGTACGCCGACCGGGTCCGCCGCCTGCGCGTACGCGCCAACGCCGACAACGCCGAGGACGCCCTGCGCGCCCGCCGCTTCGGCGCCCAGGGCATCGGCCTGTGCCGTACGGAGCACATGTTCCTCGGTGAGCGCCGCGAGCTCGTCGAGCGGCTGATCCTGGCCGACACGGACGACGAGCGCGAGCAGGCGCTGGGTGCGCTGCTGCCGCTCCAGAAGGCCGACTTCATCGAGCTGTTCGAGTCGATGGACGGACTGCCGGTGACGGTGCGGCTGCTGGACCCGCCGCTGCACGAGTTCCTGCCCGACATCACCGAGCTGTCGGTGCGCGTAGCGCTCGCCGAGTCCCGCAAGGACGCCAACGAGAACGACCTGCGCCTCCTGCAGGCCGTGCACAAGCTGCACGAGCAGAACCCGATGCTGGGTCTGCGCGGCGTACGCCTCGGCCTGGTCATCCCGGGTCTCTTCGCGATGCAGGTCCGTGCCATCGCCGAGGCGGCGGCGCACCGCAAGAACGCCAAGGGCGACCCGCGCCCGGAGATCATGATTCCGCTCGTCGGCACCGTCCAGGAGCTGGAGATCGTCCGCGAGGAGGCCGACAAGGTCATCGCCGAGGTCGAGGCCGCCACCGGCACCAACCTCAAGCTGACCATCGGCACGATGATCGAGCTGCCGCGCGCCGCCCTCACGGCGGGCCAGATCGCCGAGGCCGCGCAGTTCTTCTCCTTCGGTACGAACGACCTCACCCAGACCGTGTGGGGCTTCTCCCGCGACGACGTCGAGGCGAGCTTCTTCACGGCGTACCTGGAGAAGGGCATCTTCGGGGTCTCCCCGTTCGAGACGATCGACCGGGACGGCGTCGGCTCGCTCGTACGCAGCGCCGTGGAGGCCGGGCGCGCGACGCGTCCCGACCTGAAGCTCGGCGTGTGCGGCGAGCACGGCGGCGACCCGGAGTCGGTGCACTTCTTCCACGAGGTGGGCCTGGACTACGTGTCCTGCTCGCCGTTCCGGATCCCGGTGGCGCGACTCGAAGCGGGGCGCGCGGCGGCGCAGTCCTCGGGCAGCGACTCGCGCTAG
- the dusB gene encoding tRNA dihydrouridine synthase DusB produces MTTALPMLSIGPHSVQPPVVLAPMAGITNAPFRTLCREFSGGKGLFVSEMITTRALVERNEKTMQLVHFDATETPRSIQLYGVDPVTVGKAVRMIVDEDLADHIDLNFGCPVPKVTRKGGGSALPYKRPLLRAILNEAVSNADDLPVTMKMRKGINDDHLTYLDAGRIAVEEGVTAIALHGRTAAQHYGGTADWDAIARLKEHVPEIPVLGNGDIWSADDALRMMRETGCDGVVVGRGCLGRPWLFGDLVAGFEGTDAYAAPTLREVAGVMRRHAELLGEWIGDEARGVIDFRKHVAWYLKGFSVGSEMRKKLAISSSLDEMDAHLSELDLDQAWPVGADGPRGRSSSNGRVVLPDGWLKDPYDCSGVSADAELDTSGG; encoded by the coding sequence ATGACCACCGCGCTCCCCATGCTCTCCATCGGCCCGCACTCCGTGCAGCCGCCGGTGGTGCTCGCGCCCATGGCCGGCATCACCAACGCCCCGTTCCGCACCCTGTGCCGCGAGTTTTCGGGCGGCAAGGGCCTGTTCGTGAGCGAGATGATCACGACGCGGGCGCTGGTCGAGCGCAATGAGAAGACGATGCAGCTGGTCCACTTCGACGCGACGGAGACGCCGCGCTCGATCCAGCTGTACGGCGTGGACCCGGTCACTGTCGGCAAGGCCGTCCGCATGATCGTGGACGAGGACCTGGCCGACCACATCGACCTGAACTTCGGCTGCCCCGTCCCCAAGGTGACCCGCAAGGGCGGCGGCTCCGCGCTCCCGTACAAGCGGCCGCTGCTGCGGGCGATCCTCAACGAGGCCGTCTCCAATGCGGACGACCTGCCCGTGACCATGAAGATGCGCAAGGGCATCAACGACGATCACCTCACGTACCTCGACGCCGGTCGGATAGCCGTCGAGGAGGGCGTCACAGCGATCGCGCTGCACGGGCGTACCGCGGCCCAGCACTACGGCGGTACGGCCGACTGGGACGCCATCGCGCGCCTCAAGGAGCACGTGCCCGAGATCCCGGTGCTCGGCAACGGCGACATCTGGTCGGCCGACGACGCGCTGCGGATGATGCGCGAGACCGGCTGCGACGGCGTCGTCGTGGGGCGCGGGTGCCTGGGGCGCCCGTGGCTGTTCGGGGACCTGGTCGCGGGGTTCGAGGGGACGGACGCGTACGCCGCTCCGACGCTGCGCGAGGTCGCCGGTGTCATGCGGCGCCATGCGGAGCTCCTCGGGGAGTGGATCGGGGACGAAGCACGCGGGGTCATTGACTTCCGTAAGCACGTCGCCTGGTACCTCAAGGGCTTCTCGGTCGGGTCCGAGATGCGCAAGAAGCTTGCAATCTCCTCATCCTTGGACGAAATGGACGCTCACTTGAGCGAGCTCGATCTGGACCAGGCGTGGCCGGTCGGCGCGGACGGGCCGCGTGGGCGTTCGTCCAGTAATGGGCGAGTTGTCCTGCCTGATGGCTGGCTGAAGGATCCGTACGACTGCTCGGGCGTGAGTGCGGATGCGGAGCTGGACACGTCCGGAGGCTGA
- a CDS encoding DUF6243 family protein: MAKSRNNLLGVGGQRKRMSRAEIADNGPTRNADRKTAAEQKEELVRKMRERATPQEDGSEATAEGAQGTQDAQG, from the coding sequence GTGGCAAAGAGCCGCAACAACCTTCTCGGCGTAGGCGGGCAGCGCAAGAGGATGTCCCGCGCGGAAATCGCGGACAACGGCCCCACGCGCAACGCCGACCGCAAGACGGCCGCTGAGCAGAAGGAGGAGCTGGTGCGCAAGATGCGCGAGCGTGCCACTCCCCAGGAGGACGGCAGCGAGGCGACGGCAGAGGGCGCCCAGGGCACGCAGGACGCCCAGGGCTGA
- a CDS encoding glycine--tRNA ligase, whose amino-acid sequence MAADKIDTIVSLSKRRGFVYPCSEIYGGSRAAWDYGPLGVELKENIKRQWWRSMVIARDDVVGLDSSVILAPEVWEASGHVATFSDPLTECTACHKRHRADHLIEAYEAKHNGRTPENGLADINCPNCGTKGQFTEPKQFSGMLQTHLGPTQDKGSTAYLRPETAQGIFTNFAQVQQTSRKKPPFGIAQVGKSFRNEITPGNFIFRTREFEQMEMEFFVKPGEDEQWHEYWMEQRWNWYRELGLREENIRWYDHPKDKLSHYSKRTADIEYRFNFGGSEFSELEGVANRTDFDLKAHSKASGQDLTYFDQEAGERWTPYVIEPAAGVNRAMLAFMLDAYIEDEAPNAKGVMEKRTVMRLDPRLAPVKVAVLPLSRNPQLSPKAKGLATDLRKNWNIEFDDAGAIGRRYRRQDEIGTPFCVTVDFDTLDDNAVTVRERDTMKQERVSLDQIQSYLGGRLLGC is encoded by the coding sequence GTGGCCGCCGACAAGATCGACACCATCGTCAGCCTGAGCAAGCGCCGTGGCTTCGTCTACCCGTGCAGTGAGATCTACGGTGGCTCTCGCGCCGCCTGGGACTACGGACCGCTGGGTGTCGAACTCAAGGAGAACATCAAGCGCCAGTGGTGGCGTTCCATGGTCATCGCGCGCGATGACGTGGTCGGTCTCGACTCCTCGGTGATCCTGGCTCCCGAGGTGTGGGAGGCGTCCGGTCACGTCGCGACGTTCTCCGACCCGCTCACCGAGTGCACCGCCTGCCACAAGCGGCACCGGGCGGACCACCTGATCGAGGCGTACGAGGCCAAGCACAACGGCCGTACGCCCGAGAACGGTCTTGCCGACATCAACTGCCCCAACTGCGGTACCAAGGGCCAGTTCACCGAGCCCAAGCAGTTCTCCGGCATGCTGCAGACGCACCTCGGCCCGACGCAGGACAAGGGCTCGACGGCCTACCTGCGTCCCGAGACCGCGCAGGGTATTTTCACCAACTTCGCCCAGGTGCAGCAGACTTCGCGCAAGAAGCCGCCGTTCGGCATCGCGCAGGTCGGCAAGTCCTTCCGGAACGAGATCACTCCGGGCAACTTCATCTTCCGTACCCGCGAGTTCGAGCAGATGGAGATGGAGTTCTTCGTCAAGCCGGGCGAGGACGAGCAGTGGCACGAGTACTGGATGGAGCAGCGGTGGAACTGGTACCGCGAGCTTGGTCTCCGTGAGGAGAACATCCGCTGGTACGACCACCCGAAGGACAAGCTCTCCCACTACTCGAAGCGCACCGCCGACATCGAGTACCGCTTCAACTTCGGCGGCAGCGAGTTCTCCGAGCTCGAAGGCGTGGCCAACCGCACCGACTTCGACCTCAAGGCGCACTCCAAGGCGTCCGGCCAGGACCTGACGTACTTCGACCAGGAGGCCGGCGAGCGCTGGACTCCGTACGTCATCGAGCCGGCGGCCGGCGTGAACCGCGCCATGCTCGCCTTCATGCTCGACGCGTACATCGAGGACGAGGCCCCGAACGCCAAGGGCGTCATGGAGAAGCGCACCGTGATGCGCCTCGACCCGCGCCTGGCGCCGGTCAAGGTCGCGGTGCTGCCGCTGTCCCGCAACCCGCAGCTGTCGCCGAAGGCCAAGGGCCTGGCGACCGATCTGCGCAAGAACTGGAACATCGAGTTCGACGACGCGGGCGCCATCGGCCGCCGCTACCGCCGTCAGGACGAGATCGGTACGCCGTTCTGCGTGACCGTCGACTTCGACACCCTCGACGACAACGCGGTGACGGTGCGCGAGCGCGACACGATGAAGCAGGAGCGCGTCTCGCTGGACCAGATCCAGTCCTACCTGGGCGGCCGCCTGCTCGGCTGCTGA
- a CDS encoding metal ABC transporter substrate-binding protein gives MNVRRRLIPTAATAGAVALGLMAVSACSSSGAASKNNGGKLDVVASFYPMQYLAEEIGGDHVSVSTLTKPGVEPHDLELSPKQTAGLGEAGFILYLKGLQPAVDEAVAQSGVKNTVDAATLTHLEEHGEEHGAEEHAEEEEHGHDEAGGDPHVWLDPVKYAEVAKGVGKALEKADPDNAAAYKKNTEDLVGKLDGLHKKFESGLQNTDTKTFITAHSAFGYLAERYGLEQEGISGLDPDSEPSLSRMKDLQKIAKKDKVTTVFFETLVSDKTAKTLAGDTGLKTDVLDPLEGITDKSKGDDYIEVMESNLTALEKALGAK, from the coding sequence ATGAACGTACGACGACGCCTCATACCCACCGCCGCGACCGCCGGAGCCGTCGCGCTCGGCCTGATGGCTGTAAGTGCCTGCTCCTCCTCCGGCGCCGCATCGAAGAACAACGGCGGCAAGCTCGACGTGGTGGCGTCGTTCTATCCGATGCAGTACCTGGCCGAGGAGATAGGCGGCGACCACGTCTCCGTATCGACCCTCACGAAGCCCGGTGTCGAGCCGCACGACCTGGAGCTCAGCCCGAAGCAGACCGCCGGGCTCGGCGAAGCCGGCTTCATCCTCTACCTCAAGGGCCTCCAGCCCGCCGTCGACGAGGCCGTCGCGCAGTCCGGCGTGAAGAACACCGTCGACGCCGCCACCCTCACCCACCTCGAAGAGCACGGCGAAGAGCACGGCGCCGAAGAACACGCCGAGGAAGAAGAGCACGGCCACGACGAAGCCGGGGGCGACCCCCACGTCTGGCTGGACCCCGTGAAGTACGCCGAGGTCGCCAAGGGCGTCGGCAAGGCCCTGGAGAAGGCCGACCCCGACAACGCGGCGGCATACAAGAAGAACACCGAGGATCTGGTCGGCAAGCTCGACGGCCTGCACAAGAAGTTCGAGAGCGGCCTGCAAAACACCGACACCAAGACCTTCATCACCGCCCACTCCGCCTTCGGCTACCTCGCCGAGCGCTACGGCCTGGAGCAGGAGGGCATCAGCGGTCTCGACCCCGACTCCGAGCCCAGCCTGTCCCGCATGAAGGACCTCCAGAAGATCGCCAAGAAGGACAAGGTCACCACCGTGTTCTTCGAGACGCTCGTCAGCGACAAGACCGCCAAGACCCTCGCGGGCGACACCGGACTGAAGACCGACGTCCTGGACCCGCTGGAGGGAATCACGGACAAGTCCAAGGGCGATGACTACATCGAGGTCATGGAGTCGAACCTCACCGCGCTGGAAAAGGCCCTCGGCGCGAAGTGA